TGCGCCTTCCTTGCTGAATTCTTTGAAAATGTTATCGACGTGCTCTAAAAACTTTTTCTTTGCTACAGGTGCAATCGCTGTGGATTTTTCAATGACTTGTTTGATATTGGTGATGGTCTGCTGCACTTCGATTTTATTAAATTCAACCTTATCTTGAAATTGGTACATGCTACCCTTCACATTTATTATTTGAGCCGCTTTGTTATCTGACTGTTTCGCAGTCTCGATACCGCCCAACAGCAGTTCAATAGAAACGTCAGCGCCACTTTCTGCACATTCCATGGTTGTTTTCTTTTTGGCGCGGAATTTCAACAACTTTTGATAGGTGAAAAAATGGGGTTCTGTGTTGTCTGCGCACTCATGACAAATACACCTAACCATTTGATTCACTTTAAGATTGCTGAACGAACGATTAATCCGATCCAGTTCACACTGTCTGACAATCGATAAGAGTGCCCTTTTATCGCCTTCCTTGAGCCAAATTTCAATAACCCTGCTTCGTTCTGCAAGGCTTCGTTTCAGTCTTTCTTCTCACGTCTCACCTTGATGCTAAAAAATTAGCAACTTTTTCTTGACATTGACGTAAGTAATGCTATATTTATAGCATAGTGCTAAAAAAACAGCACACTCAATTCTTTTAAAAACAAAAAACTCAATCTTTTCATCTTAAGATTAAATTCTAAAATAAGGAGCCTATCGTGCCAAATTCTCAAAAGAATCTGAGCCGTCGTGAGCGGCAGATCATGGATATCATTTACCAGTTTGGTCAGGCAACTGCCGCCGAGGTCCTGGAAAATTTGCCTGATCCGCCGGGCTATTCTGCGGTGCGGGCTATGCTGAAAATCCTGGAGGACAAGGGACATCTCAGACACAAGCAGCAGGGTCCGCGCTATGTTTTCCTGCCGAAAGTCAGCCGGGAAAAAGCCAAACGCTCGGCGGTGAAGCATCTTTTGCAGACTTTTTTTGACGGATCTGCGGCAAGCGCAGTCGCCACACTTCTCGACGTCTCGCGTTCCGATCTCTCAAATGCGGATCTGGATCGTTTGAACCGTTTAATCAGCCAAGCAAAAAAAGAGGGAAGATAATCATGGAAACTATATTGAATACACCCTGGCTTTTCACAAACGCCAAAACCGCGCTGTCTTTCTTATTCATCATTACGCTCAAAAGTGCGGTCATTATTTTAGTCGCCTATGTTTTGACCCGGAGCCTGCGCCGGGCAGCGGCGGCCACCCGCCACCTGATCTGGACCATGGCGTTGGTGAGCATTCTTTTATTACCCATATTCAGCCTGCTCCTGCCATCCTGGGACGTGCCCTTTCCGAACAATTTTCTCTCAGTCAGTCAAACAGAGGAACCGGGGATTTCAAAACCGACAGCTATCCTGAATGAAGTTTCTCTTGCTAAGGGTTCGGAAATTCCCCAGGCTGTAGAACCCGGGGTCGAATCAGATTCAAAGGCAGGACTCATAGGAGAGGCAAGCAGGGCACCGGGCCCGGGCGTTTCAGCTGAAAATAAAGGCAGCTGGCTGAATTCGTTTTCGCTCAAGCAATGGCCGATCTTCCTGCTTTCCCTCTGGGTTTTGGGAACTGTGCTGATTATGGGACGTCACTTTGCCGGTAGATTGTTCATCTGGTGGGTCGCGCGCAAAGCGCCGGAAATCACCGATGATG
This is a stretch of genomic DNA from candidate division KSB1 bacterium. It encodes these proteins:
- a CDS encoding BlaI/MecI/CopY family transcriptional regulator yields the protein MDIIYQFGQATAAEVLENLPDPPGYSAVRAMLKILEDKGHLRHKQQGPRYVFLPKVSREKAKRSAVKHLLQTFFDGSAASAVATLLDVSRSDLSNADLDRLNRLISQAKKEGR